One Actinomadura viridis genomic region harbors:
- a CDS encoding non-ribosomal peptide synthetase — translation MTERTRPRDLSAGRRELLRRRLAGRSPDRPRLPAAGSVPRGERPRLSFTQERLWFLDQLMPGTIAYNAPAAYRLRGPLDHGVLERAVETVVARHEVLRTRYGVVDGEPYQVVDEAGGFVLEVVDLSGSADGVGEARRLVRSEGETPFDLASGPLFRARLVRLGVDDHVLLLTFHHILFDAWSLGTFKREVSVAYEALSRGGVPELEDLPVQYADFAAWQREWLSGEVLERQIDYWRDRLEGAPPALELPADRPRPPLPSFRGGVVDFVIPPDVVEGLRRLAQERGATLFMVMLAAYQALLARYTRSTDIVVAAPAAGRPRLELEKLIGFFVNTLPLRTDVGGDPTFGELVDRVREGALEAFAHQDVPFERVVEELAPPRDLSRNPVIQVWLYLIDGDFVDQAEAPLELPGIESRAFGENITTTRFDLETHLVASADGGVDGKLVFAADLFDVETMERFAGHLVGLLSRVAADPGVVVSRVEVMPEDERRRVLEEWSGASVPAPVPVVGSVSEWFERQVAATPDAVAVVCGEERLSFAELNARANRLAWWLRGRGVGADDVVGVCLRRGVDLPVAVLAVVKAGGAYLPLDASYPVDRLAGMLADAGAVMVLGEEAVRDRLPAGVPAFVLDADRDAVADCPDADPPQLAGPEDLLYVYFTSGSTGRPKGVAVPHRVLLNVLGWHRRLYAERPVALAYFPFTSDASFYEMATAWVAGGAVVLADEEDQVDPARLAALLDRHRVTKVIMPNVALDQLLEHACQDPAEPGAPVPLASLREVVATGDRLKVGPAARAVFRRLEGVVLDNHYGPTEAHAVTAARLTGDPRAWPAVPSIGRPVAYARVHLLDEAMNPVPPGVPGELYAGGGGVARGYAGRPDLTAERFVPDPFSAEPGRRLYRTGDLARWRPDGTLEFLGRIDHQVKIRGYRIEPGEIETVLRAHPAVREAVAVPAETPGGEPSITAYVIPAGAPAGDAELRAHLRGRLPDYMIPSTFVTLSSFPLTVTGKVDRNRLPAPGSEAGGFAAPRTREERAVAEVWADVLGRDRVGRTDDFFALGGHSLLATRVNARLREAFGADLPLRALFENRTVADLARVLREAAPSAAVPLRSARRGERPRLSFGQQRLWFLDQLMPGNLAYNMTGAYRFRGSLDAATLERALDAVVARHEVLRTRYGVVDGEPYQVVDEAGGFVLEVVDLSGSADGVGEARRLVRSEGETPFDLASGPLFRARLVRLGVDDHVLLLTFHHSVFDGSSIEVFHRDLSTAYATLSLGETPPGGVPELEDLPVQYADFAAWQREWLSGEVLERQIDYWRDRLEGAPPALELPADRPRPPQPSFRGGVVHFSIPPDVVRGLRRVAHERGATLFMAMLAAYQALLARYSRSTDIVVGFPTAGRTHSDLEKLIGFFVNSLPLRTDVGGDPTFGELVDRVREGALEAFAHQDVPFERVVEELAPPRDLSRNPVIQMWFDLFTVGGGFRLGDGAVAERFDPGVITTRFDMELLMEDAGEEIGARLVYATDLFDVETMERFAGHLVGLLSRVAADPGVVVSRVEVMPEDERRRVLEEWSGASVPAPVPVVGSVSEWFERQVAATPDAVAVVCGEERLSFAELNARANRLAWWLRGRGVGADDVVGVCLRRGVDLPVAVLAVVKAGGAYLPLDASYPVDRLAGMLADAGAVMVLGEEAVRDRLPAGVPAFVLDADRDAVADCPDADPPQLAGPEDLLYVYFTSGSTGRPKGVALPHRALLNVFAWQLQRSPDPVPTLQYAPANFDISFQETFDTWLAGGPLVLVDEDTRADPERLTAMMGEAGVRRLHCPPMVLDQLAQAVAAGAPEPPLTEVITAGEELQLTPEIRELLERRARAGAPITIDNQYGPTEAHIVTAARLDGDPAEWPDLPSIGSPVPGTAVHLLDESFRPVPTGVPGELCAAGPQLAYGYLGRPELTADRFVPDPFSAEPGRRLYRTGDLARRRPDGTLEFLGRIDHQVKIRGYRIEPGEIEAALTAHPLVEEAVVIPVRAGGDRRLAAYLVPAAGADPRPADLRVRLKRSLPEYMIPAHFVNVPAIPLTGNGKLDRAALPDPFEAGAPAARTAPRTGTERLVHDLWAGLLGGEEIGVDQDFFDLGGHSLLATRIITRIRRDHGVELPLRALFEHRTIEDLARVIDAARAQGTPGAHDPAGALGHGPGEPGPDAHPMLTARLDEDLTFGGGNGHAPAAGPAPAHVLLTGATGFLGAHLLRELLDRSAATVTCLVRAGGEVQARERILARLRDAGRWDGSHGERVRCLAGDLSAPDLGLDAVAYRRLAAEVGAIYHCGAEVSALKTYDQLEPVNVGGVRGLLRLASRGDGVRFHFVSTVSVAPLAADGTGWAERWPDGGREIADSPDVVRASNGYVQTKWVAERLVAEARARGLAASIYRPARVTGDSRGGPAGQGASGVRDGADDALAHFVRGCVEAGVAPAEDMTDLWTPVDQAAAMIVALSLRPGTAGRVFNLPADQVRLSAVWDHLAAAGHRLRRVDYEEWRRAVRAAGPANPAFWIAEVPVRQAGAATEEGRGRVIGRGLPVHWDGAARAAAPAGLDAPRVPGALIRRYIDDLMARALTS, via the coding sequence GTGACCGAACGCACTCGCCCCCGGGATCTGTCGGCCGGCCGCCGGGAACTGCTGCGGCGCCGCCTGGCGGGACGCTCGCCGGACCGGCCGCGGCTCCCGGCGGCGGGTTCGGTACCGCGGGGTGAACGGCCGAGGCTGTCGTTCACCCAGGAACGGCTGTGGTTCCTCGACCAGCTGATGCCGGGCACCATCGCCTACAACGCCCCCGCCGCCTACCGCCTGCGCGGCCCCCTCGATCACGGCGTCCTGGAGAGGGCGGTCGAGACCGTGGTGGCGCGGCACGAGGTGCTGCGGACGCGGTACGGGGTGGTGGACGGTGAGCCGTACCAGGTGGTGGACGAGGCGGGCGGGTTCGTTCTGGAGGTGGTGGATCTTTCGGGTTCGGCCGATGGGGTGGGTGAGGCTCGGCGGCTGGTGCGGTCGGAGGGGGAGACGCCGTTCGATCTGGCGTCGGGTCCGTTGTTCCGGGCGCGGCTGGTGCGGCTGGGCGTGGACGACCACGTCCTGCTGCTGACCTTCCACCACATCCTCTTCGACGCCTGGTCCCTGGGCACCTTCAAACGCGAGGTCTCGGTGGCGTACGAGGCGTTGTCGCGGGGCGGGGTGCCCGAGCTGGAGGACCTGCCGGTGCAGTACGCCGATTTCGCGGCGTGGCAGCGGGAGTGGCTGTCGGGTGAGGTGCTGGAGCGGCAGATCGATTACTGGCGTGACCGTCTGGAGGGTGCGCCCCCGGCGCTGGAGCTTCCCGCCGACCGGCCGCGCCCGCCGCTGCCGAGTTTCCGCGGCGGCGTGGTGGACTTCGTGATCCCGCCCGATGTGGTGGAGGGCCTGCGGCGGCTGGCGCAGGAGCGCGGCGCGACGCTGTTCATGGTGATGCTGGCGGCCTACCAGGCCCTCCTGGCCCGGTACACCCGCTCGACCGACATCGTCGTCGCGGCCCCGGCGGCGGGCCGCCCCCGCCTCGAACTGGAGAAGCTGATCGGCTTCTTCGTGAACACCCTGCCGTTGCGGACGGATGTGGGGGGTGATCCGACGTTCGGTGAGCTGGTGGATCGGGTGCGTGAGGGGGCGTTGGAGGCGTTCGCGCATCAGGACGTGCCGTTCGAGCGGGTGGTGGAGGAGCTGGCGCCGCCGCGCGACCTGAGCCGCAACCCCGTCATCCAGGTCTGGCTGTACCTCATCGACGGCGACTTCGTCGACCAGGCGGAGGCGCCCCTCGAACTGCCCGGCATCGAGTCCCGGGCGTTCGGGGAGAACATCACCACCACCCGCTTCGACCTGGAGACGCACCTGGTCGCGTCCGCCGACGGCGGCGTGGACGGCAAGCTCGTCTTCGCGGCGGACCTGTTCGATGTGGAGACGATGGAGCGTTTCGCGGGGCATCTGGTGGGGTTGCTGTCGCGGGTGGCGGCCGATCCGGGTGTGGTGGTGTCGCGGGTGGAGGTGATGCCCGAGGACGAGCGGCGGCGGGTGCTGGAGGAGTGGAGCGGCGCGTCGGTTCCCGCTCCGGTTCCGGTGGTGGGTTCGGTGTCGGAGTGGTTCGAGCGGCAGGTGGCCGCGACGCCGGACGCGGTGGCTGTGGTGTGCGGTGAGGAGCGGCTGAGTTTCGCGGAGCTGAACGCGCGTGCGAACCGTTTGGCGTGGTGGTTGCGCGGTCGGGGTGTGGGTGCGGACGACGTGGTGGGTGTGTGCCTGCGTCGTGGTGTGGATCTTCCGGTGGCGGTGCTGGCGGTGGTGAAGGCGGGTGGGGCTTACCTTCCGCTGGACGCCTCGTACCCGGTGGATCGCCTGGCGGGGATGCTGGCCGACGCCGGTGCGGTCATGGTGCTGGGGGAGGAGGCGGTCCGTGACCGCCTTCCCGCAGGCGTCCCGGCGTTCGTCCTGGACGCCGACCGGGACGCCGTCGCCGACTGCCCGGACGCCGACCCGCCACAGCTCGCCGGACCCGAAGATCTCCTGTACGTGTACTTCACCTCCGGATCCACCGGCCGCCCCAAAGGGGTGGCGGTGCCCCACCGTGTCCTCCTCAACGTTCTCGGCTGGCACCGGCGGCTGTACGCCGAGCGCCCCGTCGCCCTCGCGTACTTCCCGTTCACCTCGGACGCGAGCTTCTACGAGATGGCCACCGCCTGGGTCGCCGGCGGCGCCGTCGTCCTCGCGGACGAGGAGGACCAGGTCGATCCCGCGCGGCTGGCCGCCCTGCTCGACCGCCACCGGGTGACCAAGGTGATCATGCCGAACGTGGCGCTCGACCAGCTGCTGGAGCATGCCTGCCAGGACCCGGCCGAGCCGGGCGCCCCGGTGCCCCTCGCCTCGCTTCGCGAGGTGGTCGCCACCGGTGACCGGCTGAAGGTCGGCCCGGCGGCCCGCGCCGTGTTCCGGCGCCTGGAGGGGGTCGTCCTGGACAACCACTACGGCCCCACCGAGGCGCACGCGGTCACCGCGGCCCGGCTGACCGGCGATCCGCGCGCCTGGCCCGCGGTGCCCTCGATCGGGCGGCCGGTGGCCTACGCCCGGGTCCATCTCCTGGACGAGGCGATGAACCCCGTGCCGCCCGGCGTCCCCGGCGAGCTGTACGCGGGCGGGGGCGGGGTGGCGCGCGGCTACGCCGGCCGCCCCGACCTGACCGCCGAGCGGTTCGTGCCGGACCCGTTCTCGGCGGAGCCGGGACGGCGCCTCTACCGGACCGGTGACCTGGCCCGCTGGCGGCCCGACGGCACCCTGGAGTTCCTCGGCCGCATCGACCACCAGGTCAAGATCCGCGGCTACCGCATCGAACCCGGCGAGATCGAGACCGTGCTGCGCGCGCACCCGGCCGTCCGCGAGGCGGTCGCCGTCCCGGCGGAGACGCCCGGCGGCGAACCGAGCATCACCGCCTACGTGATCCCGGCGGGCGCCCCGGCCGGGGACGCCGAGCTGCGCGCGCACCTGCGGGGCCGGCTGCCCGACTACATGATCCCCTCCACGTTCGTGACCCTGTCCTCCTTCCCCCTGACGGTGACCGGGAAGGTGGACCGCAACCGGCTCCCGGCCCCGGGGAGCGAGGCCGGCGGGTTCGCCGCGCCGCGCACCCGGGAGGAACGGGCCGTCGCCGAGGTCTGGGCGGACGTGCTCGGCCGGGACCGCGTCGGCCGTACCGACGACTTCTTCGCGCTCGGCGGCCACTCCCTGCTGGCGACCCGCGTGAACGCTCGGCTCCGGGAGGCGTTCGGCGCCGACCTGCCGCTGCGCGCCCTGTTCGAGAACCGCACGGTGGCGGACCTGGCCCGGGTGCTGCGCGAGGCGGCGCCCTCGGCCGCGGTGCCGCTGCGGTCGGCACGGCGCGGGGAGCGCCCGCGGCTCTCGTTCGGCCAGCAGCGGCTGTGGTTCCTCGACCAGCTGATGCCGGGCAACCTCGCCTACAACATGACGGGCGCCTACCGGTTCCGCGGCTCCCTCGACGCGGCCACCCTCGAACGCGCCCTGGACGCCGTGGTGGCGCGGCATGAGGTGCTGCGGACGCGGTACGGGGTGGTGGACGGTGAGCCGTACCAGGTGGTGGACGAGGCGGGCGGGTTCGTTCTGGAGGTGGTGGATCTTTCGGGTTCGGCCGATGGGGTGGGTGAGGCTCGGCGGCTGGTGCGGTCGGAGGGGGAGACGCCGTTCGATCTGGCGTCGGGTCCGTTGTTCCGGGCGCGGCTGGTGCGGCTGGGCGTGGACGACCACGTCCTGCTGCTGACCTTCCACCACAGCGTGTTCGACGGGTCGTCGATCGAGGTCTTCCACCGGGACCTCTCGACGGCCTACGCGACGCTGTCGCTGGGCGAGACGCCGCCGGGCGGGGTGCCGGAGCTGGAGGACCTGCCGGTGCAGTACGCCGATTTCGCGGCGTGGCAGCGGGAGTGGCTGTCGGGTGAGGTGCTGGAGCGGCAGATCGATTACTGGCGTGACCGTCTGGAGGGTGCGCCCCCGGCGCTGGAGCTTCCCGCCGACCGGCCGCGCCCGCCCCAGCCGAGCTTCCGCGGCGGCGTGGTCCACTTCTCGATCCCGCCGGACGTCGTCCGGGGGCTGCGCCGGGTGGCGCACGAGCGCGGCGCGACGCTGTTCATGGCGATGCTGGCGGCCTACCAGGCCCTCCTGGCCCGCTACAGCCGGTCCACCGACATCGTCGTGGGGTTCCCCACCGCGGGCCGCACGCACTCCGACCTCGAGAAGCTGATCGGCTTCTTCGTCAACTCCCTGCCGTTGCGGACGGATGTGGGGGGTGATCCGACGTTCGGTGAGCTGGTGGATCGGGTGCGTGAGGGGGCGTTGGAGGCGTTCGCGCATCAGGACGTGCCGTTCGAGCGGGTGGTGGAGGAGCTGGCGCCGCCGCGCGACCTGAGCCGCAACCCCGTCATCCAGATGTGGTTCGACCTCTTCACGGTGGGAGGCGGGTTCCGCCTCGGGGACGGGGCGGTGGCCGAGCGCTTCGACCCCGGCGTGATCACCACCCGGTTCGACATGGAACTGCTCATGGAGGACGCGGGAGAGGAGATCGGCGCACGCCTCGTCTACGCCACCGACCTGTTCGATGTGGAGACGATGGAGCGTTTCGCGGGGCATCTGGTGGGGTTGCTGTCGCGGGTGGCGGCCGATCCGGGTGTGGTGGTGTCGCGGGTGGAGGTGATGCCCGAGGACGAGCGGCGGCGGGTGCTGGAGGAGTGGAGCGGCGCGTCGGTTCCCGCTCCGGTTCCGGTGGTGGGTTCGGTGTCGGAGTGGTTCGAGCGGCAGGTGGCCGCGACGCCGGACGCGGTGGCTGTGGTGTGCGGTGAGGAGCGGCTGAGTTTCGCGGAGCTGAACGCGCGTGCGAACCGTTTGGCGTGGTGGTTGCGCGGTCGGGGTGTGGGTGCGGACGACGTGGTGGGTGTGTGCCTGCGTCGTGGTGTGGATCTTCCGGTGGCGGTGCTGGCGGTGGTGAAGGCGGGTGGGGCTTACCTTCCGCTGGACGCCTCGTACCCGGTGGATCGCCTGGCGGGGATGCTGGCCGACGCCGGTGCGGTCATGGTGCTGGGGGAGGAGGCGGTCCGTGACCGCCTTCCCGCAGGCGTCCCGGCGTTCGTCCTGGACGCCGACCGGGACGCCGTCGCCGACTGCCCGGACGCCGACCCGCCACAGCTCGCCGGACCCGAAGATCTCCTGTACGTGTACTTCACCTCCGGATCCACCGGCCGCCCCAAAGGCGTGGCGCTGCCCCACCGCGCCCTCCTCAACGTCTTCGCCTGGCAGCTCCAGCGCAGCCCGGACCCCGTTCCCACGCTGCAGTACGCGCCCGCCAACTTCGACATCTCCTTCCAGGAGACGTTCGACACCTGGCTGGCCGGCGGCCCGCTGGTCCTCGTCGACGAGGACACCAGGGCCGACCCCGAACGGCTGACGGCCATGATGGGCGAGGCCGGCGTCCGGCGGCTGCACTGCCCGCCGATGGTGCTGGACCAGCTCGCCCAGGCGGTCGCGGCGGGCGCCCCGGAGCCACCGCTGACCGAGGTCATCACGGCCGGAGAGGAGCTCCAGCTCACCCCAGAGATCAGGGAGCTGCTGGAACGGCGCGCGCGTGCCGGGGCCCCGATCACGATCGACAACCAGTACGGCCCGACCGAGGCGCACATCGTCACCGCCGCCAGGCTCGACGGCGATCCGGCGGAGTGGCCGGACCTGCCGTCCATCGGCTCGCCGGTGCCGGGCACCGCCGTCCACCTGCTCGACGAGAGTTTCCGCCCGGTGCCGACCGGCGTCCCCGGCGAGCTGTGCGCCGCCGGTCCCCAGCTCGCGTACGGCTACCTCGGACGCCCGGAGCTGACCGCTGACCGGTTCGTGCCGGACCCGTTCTCGGCGGAGCCGGGGCGGCGCCTCTACCGGACCGGTGACCTGGCCCGCCGGCGGCCCGACGGCACCCTGGAGTTCCTCGGCCGCATCGACCACCAGGTCAAGATCCGCGGCTACCGCATCGAACCCGGCGAGATCGAGGCCGCGCTGACCGCGCACCCGCTCGTCGAGGAGGCGGTCGTGATCCCGGTCCGGGCCGGGGGAGACCGCAGGCTGGCCGCCTACCTCGTCCCCGCGGCGGGCGCCGATCCCCGCCCGGCCGACCTGCGCGTCCGGCTCAAGCGGAGCCTGCCCGAGTACATGATCCCGGCGCACTTCGTGAACGTCCCGGCGATCCCCCTCACCGGCAACGGCAAGCTCGACCGCGCCGCCCTGCCCGATCCGTTCGAGGCCGGGGCGCCCGCCGCGCGGACCGCGCCGCGCACCGGGACCGAACGGCTGGTGCACGACCTGTGGGCGGGGCTGCTGGGCGGCGAGGAGATCGGCGTCGACCAGGACTTCTTCGACCTGGGCGGCCACTCCCTGCTGGCCACCCGGATCATCACCCGGATCCGCCGCGACCACGGCGTCGAGCTGCCGCTGCGCGCCCTCTTCGAGCACCGCACGATCGAGGACCTGGCGCGGGTGATCGACGCCGCGCGCGCTCAGGGCACGCCCGGCGCCCACGACCCCGCCGGGGCCCTCGGCCACGGTCCCGGTGAACCCGGCCCGGACGCCCACCCCATGCTCACCGCGCGGCTGGACGAGGACCTCACGTTCGGCGGCGGGAACGGGCACGCGCCGGCCGCGGGGCCCGCCCCCGCGCACGTCCTCCTCACCGGCGCCACCGGCTTCCTCGGCGCCCACCTGCTCCGCGAGCTGCTCGACCGGTCCGCGGCGACGGTCACCTGCCTGGTCCGGGCGGGCGGCGAGGTCCAGGCGCGGGAGCGGATCCTGGCCCGCCTGCGCGACGCGGGCCGGTGGGACGGCTCCCACGGCGAGCGCGTCCGGTGCCTGGCGGGCGACCTGTCCGCGCCCGATCTCGGGCTGGACGCCGTGGCGTACCGGCGGCTCGCGGCGGAGGTCGGCGCGATCTACCACTGCGGCGCGGAGGTCAGCGCGCTGAAGACCTACGACCAGCTCGAGCCGGTCAACGTCGGCGGCGTCCGGGGCCTGCTGCGGCTCGCCTCCCGGGGCGACGGCGTGCGGTTCCACTTCGTGTCGACCGTGAGCGTCGCCCCCCTCGCCGCCGACGGCACGGGCTGGGCGGAGCGCTGGCCGGACGGCGGGCGCGAGATCGCCGACAGCCCCGACGTCGTCCGGGCGTCCAACGGCTACGTCCAGACCAAGTGGGTCGCCGAGCGGCTGGTCGCCGAGGCCCGCGCGCGGGGCCTGGCCGCCTCCATCTACCGCCCGGCCCGGGTCACCGGCGACAGCCGCGGCGGACCCGCGGGCCAGGGCGCCTCCGGGGTGCGGGACGGCGCGGACGACGCGCTGGCGCACTTCGTGCGCGGCTGCGTCGAGGCCGGGGTGGCGCCCGCCGAGGACATGACGGACCTGTGGACGCCGGTCGACCAGGCCGCCGCCATGATCGTCGCGCTGTCGCTGCGTCCCGGCACCGCGGGCCGGGTCTTCAACCTGCCCGCCGACCAGGTCCGGCTCTCGGCCGTCTGGGACCACCTGGCGGCGGCCGGGCACCGGCTCCGCCGGGTGGACTACGAGGAATGGCGCCGCGCCGTCCGCGCCGCGGGACCCGCCAACCCCGCCTTCTGGATCGCGGAGGTCCCCGTCCGGCAGGCCGGGGCCGCGACGGAGGAGGGCAGGGGCCGGGTGATCGGGCGCGGCCTGCCGGTCCACTGGGACGGGGCCGCCCGGGCCGCCGCGCCCGCCGGGCTGGACGCCCCGCGGGTGCCCGGGGCACTGATCCGCCGCTACATCGACGACCTGATGGCGCGCGCACTGACCTCCTGA
- a CDS encoding MbtH family protein yields the protein MGETTQERTEYAEYKVVVNDEEQYSIWPVDRDDPLGWKSVGVSGTKERCLEHIRMVWSDIRPLSVRRRMQERAEGR from the coding sequence GTGGGCGAAACGACCCAGGAGAGGACCGAGTACGCCGAGTACAAGGTCGTGGTCAACGATGAGGAGCAGTACTCCATCTGGCCGGTGGACCGTGACGACCCGCTGGGCTGGAAGAGCGTCGGAGTGTCCGGCACCAAGGAGCGGTGCCTGGAGCACATCCGCATGGTCTGGTCGGACATCCGGCCGCTCAGCGTCCGCAGGCGGATGCAGGAGAGGGCCGAAGGCCGGTGA
- a CDS encoding radical SAM protein produces MRRTEPLASKQILSAHLMDAGFEVTLVNLKDSERESEFGTTTWRGRRLTKVAVGASWRDLDPRRFDVWGVTINYLQEREIACAVIEHLKAGGGRVAVGGSDAFAEPEPYLKAGADLVIRDKSGAANVAAIGWLAGTSEAAGLTGVALADGSARPARRPPMSPQDWPVPDPSVVAPTLGMEYWEAPLPPELKPIGVSMLDLGCDRHCDFCETPTYRLGYKAMTPERAEEWLTAQRDAGARSVIILSDQFLGRILWPGGREKILEIMATARRLGLAVLWGNGIEINKATLGRGRRGGDRTPDEELVSALWGWDGEVGCAQVYVPAERPSTGPGSYEKLLPWREHCTMMEAIARAGVPDINYGVIVGLPDDTDEELARTLELVHDMKSRLTSINPALKFRVMPFALRPLPGTPQSHELHRQKLLRFDDPAILGGFWTACADTHHMSYAQVADWQSRYIEEINGAETVAKNWQGVTAMY; encoded by the coding sequence ATGCGGCGTACCGAGCCGCTGGCCAGCAAGCAGATATTGTCCGCCCACCTCATGGACGCGGGGTTCGAGGTCACGCTGGTCAACCTCAAGGACTCCGAGCGGGAGAGCGAGTTCGGCACGACCACCTGGCGGGGCCGGCGGCTGACCAAGGTCGCGGTCGGGGCGTCCTGGCGGGACCTGGACCCCCGGCGCTTCGACGTCTGGGGCGTGACGATCAACTACCTGCAGGAACGAGAGATCGCCTGCGCGGTCATCGAGCATCTCAAGGCCGGCGGCGGCCGGGTGGCGGTCGGCGGCTCGGACGCCTTCGCCGAGCCCGAGCCCTACCTGAAGGCGGGGGCCGACCTCGTCATCCGCGACAAGTCCGGCGCCGCCAACGTCGCGGCGATCGGCTGGCTCGCCGGGACCTCGGAGGCCGCCGGGCTCACCGGGGTCGCCCTGGCCGACGGCTCCGCGCGCCCGGCCCGGCGCCCCCCGATGAGCCCCCAGGACTGGCCCGTGCCGGACCCCTCCGTGGTCGCCCCGACGCTCGGCATGGAGTACTGGGAGGCCCCGCTGCCGCCGGAGCTCAAGCCGATCGGCGTCTCCATGCTGGACCTGGGCTGCGACCGGCACTGCGACTTCTGCGAGACCCCGACCTACCGCCTGGGGTACAAGGCCATGACGCCCGAGCGGGCGGAGGAGTGGCTGACCGCCCAGCGGGACGCGGGCGCCCGCTCGGTGATCATCCTGAGCGACCAGTTCCTCGGCCGGATCCTGTGGCCCGGCGGGCGCGAGAAGATCCTGGAGATCATGGCGACCGCGCGCCGCCTCGGCCTGGCCGTGCTCTGGGGCAACGGCATCGAGATCAACAAGGCCACCCTGGGACGGGGCCGGCGGGGCGGCGACCGCACCCCCGACGAGGAACTGGTGTCGGCGCTGTGGGGCTGGGACGGCGAGGTCGGCTGCGCCCAGGTGTACGTTCCCGCGGAGCGGCCCAGCACCGGCCCCGGCTCGTACGAGAAGCTCCTTCCCTGGCGCGAGCACTGCACGATGATGGAGGCGATCGCCCGGGCCGGCGTGCCCGACATCAACTACGGCGTGATCGTGGGCCTGCCCGACGACACCGACGAGGAGCTGGCCCGGACCCTCGAGCTGGTCCACGACATGAAGAGCCGGCTGACGTCGATCAACCCGGCGCTGAAGTTCCGCGTCATGCCCTTCGCGCTGCGGCCGCTGCCCGGCACCCCGCAGTCGCACGAGCTGCACCGGCAGAAGCTGCTGCGGTTCGACGACCCGGCGATCCTGGGCGGATTCTGGACCGCCTGCGCCGACACCCACCACATGTCCTACGCCCAGGTCGCCGACTGGCAGTCCCGCTACATCGAGGAGATCAACGGGGCGGAGACGGTGGCCAAGAACTGGCAGGGCGTGACCGCCATGTACTGA
- a CDS encoding class I SAM-dependent methyltransferase, translating into MANRPGMSGEGPGPITPDGSAVELYAALPPGPEADIIHAAVPPGASILELGAGTGRVTRELIARGHPVVAVDESPEMLAHVKEHVSGAETVCGTIEDLDLGRRFDAVLLASRLINVADARLAHRMLLSCRRHLAPEGSAIIERHAPGWFDQVRATAGEGSGITMVLREVDRPGPDLVAVDAEYRLDGRTWKQSFLVRRVDDEGLINSLQAAGLAFDSFLTPSRTWIKAVPDGGASFAQP; encoded by the coding sequence ATGGCCAATCGACCCGGCATGTCGGGAGAGGGGCCCGGACCGATCACTCCGGACGGGTCCGCGGTCGAGCTGTACGCGGCGCTGCCGCCCGGCCCCGAGGCGGACATCATCCACGCCGCGGTGCCGCCGGGCGCCTCCATCCTGGAGCTGGGCGCCGGGACCGGCCGGGTCACCCGCGAACTGATCGCGCGGGGGCATCCGGTGGTCGCCGTGGACGAGTCCCCCGAGATGCTCGCCCATGTCAAAGAGCACGTCAGCGGCGCCGAGACGGTCTGCGGCACCATCGAGGACCTCGATCTGGGCCGCCGCTTCGACGCGGTGCTGCTGGCCTCGCGGCTGATCAACGTGGCCGACGCCCGGCTGGCGCACCGCATGCTGCTGTCCTGCCGCCGGCACCTGGCCCCGGAGGGCTCGGCCATCATCGAACGCCACGCGCCCGGCTGGTTCGATCAGGTGCGGGCCACCGCCGGAGAAGGCAGCGGCATCACGATGGTCCTCCGTGAAGTGGACCGCCCCGGCCCCGATCTGGTCGCGGTGGACGCGGAATACAGGCTCGACGGCCGTACCTGGAAACAGTCATTCCTGGTACGCCGTGTCGATGACGAGGGACTGATTAATTCACTGCAGGCGGCGGGCCTCGCCTTCGACTCCTTTCTGACACCGAGCCGTACCTGGATCAAAGCCGTTCCGGACGGCGGTGCATCCTTTGCACAGCCGTAG